From the Syntrophobacterales bacterium genome, one window contains:
- a CDS encoding multidrug efflux RND transporter permease subunit encodes MNISSVFIHRPVATTLITLAIVLSGIVAVQMLPVAPLPQVDFPTIQVNAGLPGADPATMATSVAAPLERQFSRIAGVTEMTSTSFRGSTSITLQFDLDRNIDGAARDVQAAINAARGFLPPNLPNNPIYRKVNPADAPILIVALQSDVIGVPQLYDAASSIMQQKLSQTKGVGQVIVGGSSLPAVRVDLNPTALNKYGISLEDVRGVLASTSVNRPKGQVTEGNRTWEITANDQLRRAVDYRQVIVSYKSGSAVMLPDVATVEDSVEDIRTAGMVNGKPCVMVIIFRQPGANIIGTVDRVRDILPQLAAALPGSVKVSVIQDRTPPIRGSLKDVEKALLVSAALVILVVFGFLRRIRSTVIPAVAVGVSLIGTFGIMYLCNYNLDNLSLMALTIATGFVVDDAIVVLENITRYMEKGLSPMQAALRGSREIAFTVISMSISLVAVFIPILLMGGMVGRLFREFAVTLSAAILVSLVVSLTTTPMMCATLLRPENKFSNHRFCKASESVFDWMKGRYDVTLRWALRHHKFMLCITVATVIASIVLLYTAPKGFFPETDTGRIRGTIQAEQDISFQAMKAKLATVIDIIKEDPEVLYAAGFTGGGSAANTATLFVTLKPFEERKTNMAKLMARLRNKLAGLPGTPTYLQPVQDLRVGGRMGNALYQYTLQAAEFSDLTTWSPRLLQKLRTLPELVDVSSDQQNKGLEATLVVDRATASRLGINAALIDNILYDAYGQRQVSITYTLLNQYRVVMGAAPSYRQSPDSLKDIYVPSTAGSMVPLSVFTHFERNSTSLAVPHQSQFPAVTISFNLAPKVSLGDAVAAVEKAERDMGLPGTIRTRFAGVAQAFKDSLANQPLLILAALVTVYIVLGMLYESYIHPITILSTLPSAGVGAMLALRIFGTELSLIALIGIFLLIGLVKKNGIMMVDFALEAERSEGKRPEEAIYEACLLRFRPIMMTTMAALLGALPLAFGTGVGSELRRPLGITIVGGLTVSQMLTLYTTPVMYLYLDRFKAWIKGERKEHIWRSRSEMSQDPAGP; translated from the coding sequence ATGAATATCTCATCTGTTTTCATCCATAGACCGGTAGCGACTACGCTTATTACACTTGCAATAGTACTCTCCGGCATAGTTGCAGTCCAGATGCTGCCAGTGGCCCCCCTTCCCCAGGTAGACTTCCCCACTATCCAGGTAAACGCGGGGTTGCCTGGAGCCGATCCCGCGACCATGGCTACGTCGGTAGCAGCTCCTCTTGAGCGCCAGTTTAGCCGCATCGCGGGCGTCACGGAAATGACATCCACTAGTTTTCGCGGTTCTACGAGTATTACGCTCCAGTTCGACCTTGACCGCAACATCGACGGGGCTGCCCGTGATGTGCAGGCAGCGATCAACGCGGCGCGGGGTTTTTTGCCGCCCAATCTTCCAAACAATCCGATCTACCGGAAGGTAAACCCTGCAGATGCGCCGATCCTTATCGTTGCCCTTCAGTCTGACGTGATAGGTGTGCCCCAGTTATATGACGCGGCGTCCAGTATAATGCAACAAAAACTTTCCCAGACGAAGGGGGTGGGACAGGTAATCGTGGGAGGTAGTTCCCTCCCTGCGGTCAGGGTGGATTTAAATCCCACCGCCCTAAATAAGTACGGGATAAGTCTGGAAGATGTGCGTGGAGTACTTGCCTCGACCAGTGTGAACCGACCGAAAGGCCAAGTGACGGAGGGCAACAGAACGTGGGAAATTACTGCCAATGACCAGCTTCGTAGGGCAGTCGATTACCGTCAGGTAATTGTTTCGTATAAGTCTGGCTCAGCCGTAATGCTTCCTGACGTGGCCACTGTTGAGGATTCGGTGGAGGACATCCGCACCGCCGGAATGGTAAATGGCAAGCCTTGCGTAATGGTGATCATTTTCCGCCAGCCAGGGGCCAATATTATCGGTACAGTTGACCGTGTCCGGGATATCCTCCCTCAATTGGCTGCAGCCTTGCCTGGAAGCGTCAAGGTTTCTGTCATACAGGACAGGACCCCACCCATACGCGGCTCTCTCAAGGATGTGGAGAAGGCGCTCCTCGTTTCGGCCGCTCTCGTGATCCTCGTGGTCTTCGGCTTCCTGAGACGCATCCGCTCGACGGTTATCCCCGCCGTTGCGGTGGGGGTTTCCCTTATCGGCACCTTTGGGATCATGTACCTATGTAACTACAACCTCGACAACCTCTCTCTTATGGCGCTTACCATAGCGACTGGGTTTGTGGTGGACGACGCGATCGTTGTCCTCGAAAATATCACCCGGTATATGGAAAAAGGTTTGTCTCCCATGCAGGCGGCATTAAGGGGGTCGAGGGAGATCGCCTTCACGGTCATCTCAATGAGCATTTCTCTTGTCGCGGTCTTTATCCCCATCCTTCTCATGGGGGGGATGGTAGGCCGCCTGTTCCGTGAGTTTGCAGTCACCCTGTCTGCGGCGATATTAGTATCCCTCGTGGTCTCCCTCACCACCACTCCCATGATGTGTGCGACCCTTTTGAGGCCGGAAAATAAATTCTCGAACCATCGTTTCTGCAAGGCAAGTGAGAGTGTCTTTGATTGGATGAAGGGCAGATACGACGTGACGCTCAGGTGGGCACTCCGCCATCACAAGTTCATGCTCTGCATCACGGTGGCTACGGTGATTGCAAGTATCGTTCTCCTTTATACCGCTCCGAAGGGGTTCTTCCCGGAAACGGACACAGGACGTATCCGGGGTACGATACAGGCGGAACAGGACATTTCATTTCAAGCCATGAAGGCGAAACTAGCAACTGTGATAGACATCATAAAGGAAGACCCAGAAGTGCTTTATGCCGCAGGTTTTACCGGCGGCGGCAGCGCGGCGAACACTGCGACCCTTTTCGTCACGCTGAAGCCCTTTGAAGAGCGCAAGACAAATATGGCGAAGCTTATGGCGAGGCTCAGAAATAAACTTGCGGGACTTCCCGGGACGCCTACCTATCTCCAGCCTGTTCAGGACCTGCGTGTGGGTGGCAGGATGGGCAATGCCCTATATCAGTATACATTGCAGGCCGCCGAATTTTCGGACCTGACGACATGGTCCCCTCGTCTTCTCCAGAAATTGCGCACCTTGCCGGAGTTGGTGGATGTGAGTAGCGACCAGCAAAACAAAGGGCTGGAGGCCACACTCGTTGTTGACAGAGCCACGGCTTCCAGACTTGGCATCAACGCGGCGCTGATTGATAACATATTATATGATGCATATGGCCAGCGTCAGGTCTCGATTACCTATACACTCTTGAACCAGTATCGCGTGGTGATGGGAGCGGCGCCCAGCTACCGGCAGAGTCCCGATTCTCTTAAGGATATCTACGTTCCGTCCACCGCCGGTTCCATGGTGCCCCTCAGTGTCTTTACGCATTTTGAACGGAATTCCACCTCCCTTGCAGTTCCACACCAGAGCCAGTTTCCTGCGGTCACTATCTCCTTCAATCTGGCCCCCAAGGTATCGCTCGGGGATGCGGTAGCGGCGGTCGAGAAAGCCGAGCGTGACATGGGATTGCCAGGAACCATCCGCACAAGGTTCGCCGGGGTGGCACAAGCGTTCAAAGACTCCTTGGCCAACCAGCCGCTTTTGATCCTGGCAGCTCTCGTAACGGTCTACATAGTGCTTGGTATGCTTTATGAGAGCTATATTCATCCCATCACAATCCTATCCACCCTGCCTTCAGCCGGCGTGGGGGCGATGCTTGCGCTGCGCATCTTCGGCACTGAGTTGAGTCTTATTGCTCTCATCGGTATTTTTCTTCTTATCGGTCTTGTGAAAAAGAACGGTATTATGATGGTTGATTTTGCGCTAGAAGCGGAACGGAGCGAGGGAAAGAGGCCTGAGGAGGCAATATATGAAGCCTGCCTGCTCAGATTCAGACCTATTATGATGACCACTATGGCCGCGCTTCTTGGAGCGCTCCCTTTGGCCTTCGGAACTGGTGTTGGCTCGGAGCTTCGCCGTCCTCTCGGTATTACCATCGTAGGCGGTCTCACGGTAAGCCAGATGCTTACGCTTTACACAACACCGGTGATGTACCTTTACCTTGACCGCTTCAAGGCCTGGATTAAAGGTGAGCGAAAGGAACATATCTGGCGTAGTCGCAGTGAAATGAGTCAGGATCCGGCGGGTCCTTGA
- a CDS encoding efflux transporter outer membrane subunit — translation MLQSINSKDRIKIQRLLPVSIRIIPSVFVLTVLLFLTACAVGPDYVRPTVPVPESYKENAGWKVAEPSDYIDRGRWWEIYNDPQLNALEEQVDISNQNIAAAEAVLHQALAQVRMDQSFFFPTITTNPSATRSLRSSSLTSGSTPSGTSTIYSAPLTLSSWELDVWGRIRRTVEGDRANAQASDADLKGARLSAQTSLAQNYFTLRTLDRMKQLLDTTVAAYEKALQLTKNQYESGIVSRGDVLQAETQLKSIRAQAIDLGVQRAQTEHAIAVLVGKPASEFSIPVSPLDTVPPLVPTGVPSELLERRPDIAGMERRMAAANAQIGVAKAAYFPAVTLNGAMGYQSNGMSNWLTWPNRYWALGTMVSQALFDGGFRFAQSDKARAAYDQSIAAYRQMVLTAFQEVEDNLASLRMLEEMASVQDDAVKTARKSVEIALNQYKGGTANYLAVVVLQSAALSAERTAATIMNNRMTASVLLIKALGGGWNVEPFLGVDNGSAKRVQQEPEPVEAPPTEKTTSSNDG, via the coding sequence ATGTTGCAATCGATAAATTCGAAAGACAGGATAAAAATACAGAGGCTGTTGCCGGTTTCCATTCGGATCATTCCCTCTGTCTTTGTCCTTACGGTACTCCTGTTCCTTACTGCGTGTGCGGTTGGTCCTGACTACGTGAGGCCTACGGTTCCAGTTCCGGAATCCTACAAGGAGAATGCGGGATGGAAAGTGGCGGAACCGTCGGACTACATTGATCGGGGCAGATGGTGGGAAATCTACAATGATCCGCAATTGAACGCCCTTGAAGAGCAGGTGGATATTTCGAACCAGAACATAGCCGCAGCAGAGGCGGTGCTTCACCAGGCGCTTGCGCAGGTCAGGATGGACCAGTCCTTTTTCTTCCCTACCATAACGACTAATCCGTCGGCAACGCGTTCGTTGAGATCTTCGAGTCTTACTTCAGGCTCTACGCCATCCGGCACGAGTACCATCTATTCGGCCCCCCTCACTCTGTCCAGTTGGGAGCTTGATGTCTGGGGGCGCATACGACGTACGGTGGAGGGGGATCGGGCGAATGCTCAGGCGAGTGACGCCGACCTCAAAGGGGCGCGACTGAGCGCCCAGACCTCACTTGCCCAGAACTACTTTACGCTCCGGACTCTAGATCGGATGAAACAGCTTCTTGATACCACGGTTGCTGCCTATGAAAAAGCGCTGCAGCTTACGAAGAACCAGTATGAAAGCGGGATCGTCTCACGGGGAGACGTACTTCAGGCTGAGACCCAGTTAAAGAGTATAAGGGCTCAGGCAATTGATTTGGGAGTCCAGCGAGCACAAACAGAGCATGCCATCGCCGTGCTCGTGGGAAAACCAGCCTCCGAGTTTTCTATTCCTGTATCACCTCTTGATACAGTGCCGCCCCTTGTACCAACAGGCGTTCCATCCGAGCTTCTGGAGCGGAGACCAGATATAGCCGGCATGGAGAGACGTATGGCTGCGGCGAATGCCCAGATCGGCGTGGCGAAGGCTGCCTATTTCCCCGCCGTTACTCTAAATGGGGCAATGGGCTATCAAAGTAATGGCATGTCCAACTGGCTTACATGGCCAAACCGGTACTGGGCGTTGGGAACGATGGTAAGTCAGGCTCTTTTTGACGGAGGCTTCAGATTTGCCCAGAGCGACAAGGCGAGGGCGGCATATGATCAGTCCATAGCTGCATATCGGCAGATGGTATTGACTGCGTTTCAGGAGGTGGAGGATAACCTCGCATCCCTTCGTATGCTGGAGGAGATGGCTTCTGTGCAGGACGATGCGGTAAAAACCGCAAGGAAATCTGTGGAGATTGCCCTTAATCAGTACAAAGGTGGGACAGCCAATTATCTTGCTGTGGTCGTGTTGCAGTCGGCAGCTCTTTCAGCTGAAAGGACGGCAGCTACCATTATGAACAATAGAATGACCGCGAGCGTGCTTCTCATCAAGGCCCTCGGAGGCGGTTGGAATGTGGAACCCTTTTTAGGGGTGGATAATGGATCCGCCAAGAGAGTACAACAGGAACCCGAGCCTGTGGAGGCTCCGCCGACGGAAAAGACGACTTCCTCGAATGATGGATAG
- a CDS encoding acyl-CoA thioesterase, with translation MPRTRLIEKPRYEFHYTMTLQPRDINYGGHLGNDALVSLLGTARAHMFRTMGVNETNLGDGHTGIIMTDLTVEYKAEAFMFDQLLIDTHIGELARLGFRLFQRITRENRIIALAETGLLAFDYRSRKVAPVPEVLIESLRTKAIGP, from the coding sequence ATGCCGAGAACTAGATTGATTGAAAAGCCCCGTTACGAGTTTCATTATACTATGACGCTTCAGCCGCGGGACATCAATTACGGCGGACATCTGGGTAACGATGCACTCGTTTCTCTATTGGGCACTGCCCGGGCCCACATGTTTCGCACCATGGGCGTAAACGAGACAAATCTCGGAGACGGTCACACAGGAATAATAATGACTGACCTGACCGTAGAATATAAGGCCGAGGCCTTTATGTTCGATCAGCTCCTGATCGACACCCATATCGGTGAACTTGCCCGCCTCGGTTTCCGGCTGTTTCAGCGGATAACACGAGAAAATCGGATAATCGCACTGGCCGAGACAGGGCTTCTTGCGTTTGACTACAGATCACGGAAAGTTGCTCCGGTGCCGGAAGTCCTGATTGAATCATTGAGAACCAAGGCTATTGGCCCATAA
- a CDS encoding DUF3617 domain-containing protein, translated as MMRNVIVVGVVILSFVIAGEASAQMKDGLWEITTKIEMKGMPNQIPAMTVKQCMTKNDITPKPMGKDQNCKIKDQKIMGDTVTYAMECKGKDGTVTESVGKMTYKGDSFEGSNNITTKSKRETMQMTSRMTGKYLGSCTK; from the coding sequence ATGATGCGGAATGTAATAGTTGTGGGAGTGGTTATACTCAGTTTCGTCATAGCGGGAGAAGCGTCGGCACAAATGAAGGACGGTCTCTGGGAAATCACTACCAAAATAGAAATGAAAGGAATGCCAAACCAGATACCTGCCATGACGGTGAAACAGTGCATGACAAAGAATGACATAACCCCGAAACCGATGGGTAAGGATCAAAACTGTAAAATAAAAGACCAGAAGATCATGGGCGACACGGTGACCTATGCCATGGAATGCAAAGGAAAAGATGGGACGGTAACGGAGAGTGTCGGCAAGATGACTTACAAGGGCGATAGTTTTGAAGGCAGTAACAATATAACGACGAAGAGTAAACGGGAAACGATGCAGATGACAAGCAGGATGACCGGCAAGTACTTGGGGTCCTGCACGAAATAG